A stretch of the Tolypothrix sp. NIES-4075 genome encodes the following:
- a CDS encoding Uma2 family endonuclease — translation MTQTLSKLVTYEEFIEWLPDGKRYELHDGVIVEMSQPTGKHEKVTSFLTLELAVQVRSMLVPYLLPKTALVKPPQRDSGYFPDILLVNSDNLHNEPLWEKESTVTQGASIPLLIEVVSTNWRDDYHKKFADYEEMGIPEYWIADYAALGGRDFLGNPKQPALFVCELVDGEYVRTLFRGNTPVVSPTFPQLNLTAQQIFDAAL, via the coding sequence ATGACCCAAACCTTATCTAAACTTGTAACCTATGAAGAATTTATCGAGTGGCTCCCCGACGGTAAGCGCTACGAGCTACATGATGGAGTGATTGTTGAAATGTCGCAGCCAACGGGGAAGCACGAGAAGGTCACAAGTTTTTTAACGTTAGAGCTAGCTGTGCAAGTTAGAAGTATGCTCGTTCCCTATTTACTTCCCAAAACTGCATTAGTTAAACCTCCTCAAAGAGATTCGGGGTACTTCCCAGATATTCTGTTGGTAAATTCTGATAATCTCCACAATGAACCGCTATGGGAAAAAGAGTCAACTGTTACTCAAGGAGCGTCAATCCCTTTATTAATTGAAGTTGTCTCAACAAACTGGCGCGATGACTACCACAAAAAATTTGCCGATTATGAAGAGATGGGCATTCCCGAATATTGGATAGCTGACTATGCGGCGTTGGGTGGACGTGATTTTCTCGGCAATCCCAAACAACCTGCTCTTTTTGTATGCGAACTTGTGGATGGGGAATATGTAAGAACATTGTTTCGGGGCAATACACCAGTCGTTTCTCCAACCTTTCCTCAACTGAACCTTACCGCACAGCAAATTTTTGATGCGGCTTTGTGA
- a CDS encoding glutamate-5-semialdehyde dehydrogenase, with the protein MTVEVFDDRPEPMKSAFRAYLASLKLGITRGADRSRAVLAMAQALNRSFDDILEANTLDLEASREMAVPDLILDWLKLTPQRLETTVEILQRLGELPDPLRRVRNADYQLDDSQTYSQLMPLGVIAFIYEAFPDLGAIAAGLCIKTGNSIILKGGAEASHSNAAIANALQSAIAEVGLPSGCLELVSAEHGASIRDLVSQDQYLNLVIPYGRSSLVQQVVRQSTIPVLKSGMGNCYLYWSLNGSLEMVRGVILDSYQSEPDPVNAIEKVLIHRQALPSSLAVLWNSLKEKGFEIKADAELVEAFPQLQLAKDTEWGSAYLTKTVAFKLVDSLEVAIAWINQYSSGHADCIVTESYQESRQFALGVNSASTYINASPRFSRNPSRGDSVFLGMSNQKGHRRGLISLETLTTVKHIVQGNGRF; encoded by the coding sequence GTGACAGTTGAAGTTTTTGACGATCGCCCCGAACCCATGAAAAGCGCTTTTCGCGCTTATCTAGCTTCCCTCAAATTGGGCATCACTAGGGGAGCAGATCGCAGTCGCGCTGTGTTGGCGATGGCACAAGCGCTTAACCGCTCGTTTGATGACATTCTAGAGGCAAATACCTTGGATCTAGAAGCAAGTCGGGAAATGGCGGTGCCTGACTTGATTTTGGACTGGCTGAAGCTAACTCCACAACGCTTAGAAACGACAGTGGAGATTTTGCAAAGGTTGGGGGAATTACCAGATCCGCTGCGACGGGTAAGAAACGCCGACTATCAATTAGACGATTCCCAGACTTACTCGCAGTTAATGCCTTTGGGAGTGATTGCATTTATTTATGAGGCGTTTCCCGATTTAGGAGCGATCGCCGCAGGTTTATGCATCAAAACCGGCAATAGTATCATTCTCAAAGGTGGTGCTGAAGCTAGTCATTCTAACGCGGCGATCGCTAATGCCTTGCAAAGTGCGATCGCCGAAGTTGGTTTACCATCAGGCTGTTTAGAATTAGTCAGCGCCGAACATGGAGCTTCAATTCGGGATTTAGTTAGCCAAGACCAATACCTGAATTTAGTTATTCCTTACGGTCGTTCTAGCTTAGTACAACAAGTAGTGCGACAGTCAACCATTCCTGTGTTAAAATCAGGAATGGGCAACTGTTATCTTTACTGGTCGCTAAATGGCAGTTTGGAAATGGTGCGTGGAGTGATTTTAGACAGCTATCAAAGCGAACCAGACCCAGTAAACGCCATAGAAAAGGTATTAATTCATCGCCAAGCTTTACCGTCATCTTTAGCAGTTTTGTGGAACAGCTTGAAAGAAAAAGGCTTTGAAATTAAAGCAGATGCCGAATTAGTAGAAGCCTTTCCCCAATTGCAGCTAGCTAAAGATACTGAGTGGGGAAGTGCTTATTTAACCAAGACAGTAGCATTTAAATTGGTGGATAGTTTAGAAGTAGCGATCGCCTGGATTAATCAATACAGTAGCGGTCATGCCGATTGCATTGTCACCGAATCTTATCAGGAAAGTCGCCAATTTGCCTTAGGAGTTAACAGCGCTTCTACCTACATCAACGCTTCCCCGCGTTTTTCTCGCAACCCCTCGCGGGGAGATTCGGTATTTTTAGGAATGTCTAATCAAAAAGGTCATCGACGCGGTTTGATTAGTTTAGAAACTTTGACGACGGTTAAGCATATTGTCCAGGGAAATGGACGATTTTAA
- a CDS encoding S8 family peptidase, with translation MDISDRLNAPNDLNPKFEGFFIEMAMPGQKQRVQEIVTEAFGLDWNVEQIGDNSTEFEVTLNKEVLSVKDAWDKSYNLRSQPGVVDAQPLFAVPLSDRQDFNLEPEVVMERSIDNLNTDVEWSLKQMRVFEAWSRFFPDPNRPPGHGIIIGLPDTGYTEHPEIITNILVKKGYDFLKNDQDAKDELEAPSGVLLPAPSHGTYTSSLMSSPRGAQRNYPSGKGMTGVAPGAKIIPLRVCYSVILLSVLNLAKAIEYAADNGAHVLSISLGSGLFNKRLRSAINYAQKRGLIIVAAAGNFVPYVVWPAAYEEVIAVTGCDAQREIWKGSARGRQVDVTAPCDGVWCAKTKKKNGEIEYDVEPGTGTSLCTPQVAGIAALWLSYHGRDQLIQRYGAEKIPFIFNQILRDSCEQFPTWKPNKFGAGIVNAEKVLAAPLPDNTTRSIIAPAQALEQHPTIDSGRLDTFTHLFEEQVFDSQQETNFMQVVEDNNKLQAHLAELLQTTETQLPQRLKEVGQELAFYFATNPELYQQLAEALKSQKSDPNQLKTRTLTELSKPKNLDSVREILLQNVSEVFKTKLG, from the coding sequence ATGGATATTAGCGATCGCCTAAACGCTCCAAATGACTTAAATCCTAAGTTTGAAGGATTTTTTATAGAGATGGCAATGCCGGGACAAAAGCAGAGAGTCCAGGAAATCGTCACCGAAGCATTTGGTTTAGATTGGAACGTAGAGCAAATTGGTGATAATTCGACTGAGTTTGAAGTCACTCTTAACAAAGAAGTTTTGTCAGTCAAAGATGCTTGGGATAAGTCTTATAATCTGCGTTCTCAACCAGGAGTTGTGGATGCACAGCCACTGTTTGCAGTTCCTTTAAGCGATCGCCAAGACTTCAATCTTGAGCCTGAAGTTGTTATGGAGCGCTCAATAGATAATCTTAACACTGATGTCGAGTGGAGTCTCAAACAGATGCGCGTATTTGAGGCATGGTCACGCTTTTTCCCTGACCCGAATCGACCACCAGGACACGGAATTATTATCGGGCTACCGGATACAGGTTATACCGAACACCCGGAAATTATTACCAATATACTTGTAAAAAAAGGCTACGATTTTCTCAAGAACGATCAAGACGCTAAAGACGAACTCGAAGCACCTTCAGGGGTATTGTTACCTGCTCCAAGTCACGGCACATACACATCCAGTCTGATGAGTAGTCCAAGAGGAGCACAACGCAATTACCCAAGCGGAAAAGGAATGACAGGAGTAGCTCCAGGGGCGAAAATAATACCGTTGCGAGTATGTTACTCAGTTATACTGTTGAGCGTACTTAATCTAGCTAAAGCGATCGAGTATGCAGCGGATAATGGAGCTCATGTCCTCTCAATTAGCTTGGGTAGTGGTTTGTTCAACAAACGGCTGCGAAGTGCGATAAATTATGCTCAAAAACGAGGTTTAATTATAGTAGCAGCTGCTGGTAACTTTGTTCCCTACGTAGTTTGGCCCGCAGCCTATGAGGAAGTAATTGCTGTTACTGGTTGTGATGCACAACGTGAAATCTGGAAGGGTTCAGCACGGGGACGCCAAGTTGATGTCACGGCGCCTTGTGACGGAGTTTGGTGTGCAAAAACTAAAAAGAAAAACGGTGAAATTGAATATGACGTTGAACCAGGTACCGGTACTTCTTTATGTACTCCCCAAGTCGCGGGTATAGCGGCTTTATGGCTGTCATATCATGGACGAGATCAACTCATCCAACGCTATGGAGCCGAAAAAATTCCTTTTATTTTTAATCAAATTTTGCGTGATAGTTGCGAGCAATTTCCTACATGGAAGCCGAATAAATTTGGTGCAGGAATTGTCAATGCAGAGAAAGTCCTCGCAGCACCATTACCCGATAATACTACTCGTTCAATTATTGCACCAGCGCAAGCTTTAGAACAACATCCGACTATAGACAGCGGCAGACTCGATACTTTCACGCATCTGTTTGAGGAGCAAGTATTTGACAGTCAACAAGAAACTAATTTTATGCAAGTGGTTGAAGATAACAATAAACTGCAAGCACATCTTGCTGAACTATTGCAAACAACAGAAACTCAATTACCACAGCGATTGAAAGAGGTAGGACAAGAGTTAGCTTTTTACTTTGCGACAAACCCGGAACTTTATCAGCAATTAGCCGAAGCTTTAAAGAGCCAAAAGTCAGATCCAAATCAGTTGAAAACAAGAACTTTAACTGAGTTATCAAAACCAAAGAATTTGGATTCGGTGCGCGAGATATTGTTGCAGAATGTGTCTGAAGTTTTCAAGACAAAATTGGGATGA
- a CDS encoding TOBE domain-containing protein: MKISARNAIKATVKKIEPGSINTEVVLEIAPGVEITAIITKHSAETLGLAEGKEAYAVIKSTDVMVAVE; this comes from the coding sequence ATGAAAATTAGCGCACGCAATGCTATCAAAGCTACTGTGAAAAAAATTGAACCTGGCTCTATTAACACTGAAGTAGTATTAGAAATAGCACCTGGAGTAGAAATAACAGCAATAATTACAAAACATTCAGCAGAGACCCTAGGACTTGCAGAAGGCAAAGAAGCTTATGCAGTAATTAAATCAACCGATGTAATGGTAGCTGTAGAATAG
- a CDS encoding TOBE domain-containing protein: MPRKEQGWITFQTSDEERKILEEFCQQSQRTKTEILRELVRGLNTLSSPPSAPPPTKQTKKKGADTPHIEISTQKKPLKVSSRNILKGVVKEVIRGEVNSQVTIKVIHEVELTSVITTVSADDLELYEGTEAYALIKSSDIAIAKD, from the coding sequence ATGCCAAGAAAAGAACAAGGATGGATCACTTTTCAAACATCTGACGAGGAACGGAAAATTCTCGAAGAGTTCTGTCAGCAGTCTCAGCGCACTAAGACGGAGATTTTGCGGGAACTAGTGCGGGGTTTAAATACGCTTTCCTCTCCACCGTCAGCACCACCACCAACCAAGCAAACAAAGAAAAAAGGTGCTGATACTCCACACATAGAAATTAGTACTCAAAAGAAACCTTTAAAAGTTAGCTCTCGCAATATTCTTAAAGGTGTGGTAAAAGAAGTTATTCGTGGAGAAGTTAACAGTCAAGTGACGATAAAGGTAATTCACGAAGTTGAGTTAACATCGGTTATTACCACAGTATCAGCGGATGATTTAGAACTATATGAGGGAACAGAAGCATATGCGCTGATTAAGTCCAGCGATATTGCGATCGCTAAGGACTGA
- a CDS encoding nucleotidyltransferase domain-containing protein, with amino-acid sequence MKLIINQSSLSKVKPKYQKLLNDLREKVENRFGVDLCAYYLLGSVGRGEDRPGISDMDTVVILRRGITDDDEVWEKEIKDEFEPQYPKLERLDISSMEKKEFDDPKAERLRFIFKTDSVLICGEDITANFSSYPPGLELAKLLNGNYYKALEEIQKNIIEPDEYERNNPKYVMEYVRWFSKKVLRLCLGIVMVDEPFYTRNMQEMTQKFSEYYPYYQPQAERALRQYLEPTNDVGEALDFINEMRSTIYKLADEKLG; translated from the coding sequence ATGAAATTAATTATCAACCAATCTTCACTGTCGAAAGTTAAGCCAAAATATCAAAAACTGCTTAACGACTTGCGAGAAAAAGTAGAAAATCGCTTTGGTGTTGACTTGTGTGCTTATTATCTTTTGGGTAGTGTTGGACGTGGAGAAGACCGTCCAGGAATTTCAGATATGGATACAGTAGTTATTCTGCGACGTGGTATCACTGATGACGATGAAGTATGGGAAAAAGAAATCAAAGACGAATTTGAACCACAGTATCCTAAACTTGAGCGTCTTGACATCAGTTCTATGGAAAAAAAAGAATTTGATGACCCAAAAGCGGAGCGATTGAGATTTATTTTCAAAACGGATAGTGTGTTGATTTGCGGTGAAGATATTACAGCCAACTTTTCATCATATCCGCCGGGATTAGAATTAGCAAAACTATTGAATGGTAATTACTACAAAGCATTAGAGGAAATACAGAAAAATATTATAGAGCCAGATGAATATGAGCGAAATAATCCTAAATATGTAATGGAATACGTGCGGTGGTTCTCCAAAAAAGTGTTGCGTTTGTGTTTGGGTATTGTCATGGTAGATGAGCCATTTTACACCCGAAATATGCAGGAAATGACGCAAAAGTTTTCTGAATATTATCCGTATTATCAGCCGCAAGCAGAAAGAGCTTTACGTCAATATCTGGAACCAACTAATGATGTAGGTGAAGCACTTGATTTTATTAACGAAATGAGATCAACTATATATAAACTTGCGGATGAAAAGTTAGGATAA
- the nifH gene encoding nitrogenase iron protein, with the protein MTDEKIRQIAFYGKGGIGKSTTSQNTLAAMAEMGQRILIVGCDPKADSTRLMLHSKAQTSVLQLAAERGAVEDIELHEVMLTGFRGVSCVESGGPEPGVGCAGRGIITAINFLEENGAYQDVDFVSYDVLGDVVCGGFAMPIREGKAQEIYIVTSGEMMAMYAANNIARGVLKYAHSGGVRLGGLICNSRNVDREIELIETLAKRLNTQMIHYVPRDNIVQHAELRRMTVNEYAPDSNQGNEYRTLAKKIIENTNLTIPTPIEMDELEALLIEFGILETEEEAEKLAAMSKTEEAVKI; encoded by the coding sequence ATGACTGACGAAAAAATTAGACAGATCGCTTTTTACGGTAAAGGTGGTATTGGTAAATCTACCACTTCCCAAAATACCCTTGCCGCAATGGCAGAAATGGGACAACGCATTTTGATTGTGGGATGCGACCCCAAAGCTGATTCTACCCGCTTAATGTTGCACAGCAAAGCTCAAACCAGCGTGTTGCAGTTAGCTGCTGAACGCGGTGCTGTAGAAGATATAGAACTCCATGAAGTAATGCTCACCGGTTTCCGTGGTGTAAGTTGCGTTGAATCTGGTGGTCCAGAACCTGGTGTAGGTTGCGCCGGTCGTGGTATCATCACTGCCATCAACTTCTTAGAAGAAAACGGTGCTTACCAAGACGTAGATTTCGTATCCTACGACGTATTAGGCGACGTTGTATGCGGTGGTTTCGCTATGCCTATCCGTGAAGGCAAAGCACAAGAAATCTACATCGTTACTTCCGGTGAAATGATGGCGATGTACGCTGCTAACAACATCGCTCGTGGTGTTCTTAAGTACGCTCACTCTGGTGGAGTGCGTTTGGGTGGTCTAATTTGTAACAGCCGTAACGTTGACCGAGAAATCGAACTAATCGAAACCTTGGCAAAACGGTTGAACACCCAAATGATTCACTACGTACCTCGCGACAACATCGTGCAACACGCAGAATTGCGTCGGATGACGGTAAACGAGTACGCACCTGACAGCAATCAAGGTAACGAATACCGCACATTAGCTAAGAAAATCATAGAGAATACTAATCTGACCATTCCTACACCGATTGAGATGGATGAGTTGGAAGCATTGTTGATTGAATTCGGTATCCTTGAGACCGAAGAAGAAGCCGAAAAACTGGCTGCGATGAGCAAAACTGAAGAGGCGGTCAAAATCTAG